The following proteins come from a genomic window of Lachnoclostridium phytofermentans ISDg:
- the pyk gene encoding pyruvate kinase gives MQKKTKIVCTLGPATSTEEMIKELCLSGMDIARLNFSHGNHEGHGEMIAKIKKVREELGLPIAILLDTKGPEIRTGLAENGREFTLEKGEQVIVTTEDVPCNSSIISVTYKNLPEDVVVGGSILIADGLIELKVKKVEDDEKVICEVVNGGELGSRKGVNLPNVKLKLPAITEQDRADIIFGINEGVDFIAASFIRNAEAIREIRGIIHDCNSDIAIIAKIENMEGMENLDEIIAETDGIMVARGDLGVEVEPETLPYIQKTMIQKCNAAFKPVITATQMLDSMIRNPRPTRAEVTDVANAIYDGTDAIMLSGETAAGKYPIEAVQMMAKIAKETETHYESITCNESEFVPGSEDVSCAISYSAVATAGRLDAKLIIASSFSGYTARLVSKYHPKCPIIGLSPLDRTLRKMQIYRGVQPLKVDEVNSTDHLLDEAVKTVSKHGYVNVGDVVILTAGVPAGKSSVTNMIKAVIID, from the coding sequence ATGCAGAAAAAAACGAAAATTGTTTGTACCTTAGGGCCAGCGACTTCAACCGAAGAGATGATTAAGGAATTGTGTTTAAGTGGAATGGATATTGCGAGATTGAATTTCTCACACGGAAATCATGAAGGTCATGGTGAAATGATTGCTAAAATTAAGAAGGTTCGTGAAGAATTAGGTCTTCCAATCGCGATTCTTCTTGACACAAAAGGACCAGAGATTCGTACCGGACTTGCGGAAAATGGTAGAGAGTTTACCCTAGAAAAAGGCGAACAGGTAATTGTAACAACAGAGGATGTTCCTTGTAATAGTTCAATTATCAGTGTTACTTATAAAAACCTTCCAGAGGACGTTGTGGTGGGAGGATCAATCTTAATCGCAGATGGTCTGATTGAGTTAAAAGTTAAAAAAGTAGAAGACGACGAAAAAGTAATCTGTGAAGTTGTTAATGGTGGTGAGCTTGGTAGTAGAAAAGGTGTAAACCTTCCAAACGTAAAGCTTAAGCTTCCAGCAATCACTGAGCAGGATAGAGCAGATATCATCTTTGGTATCAATGAAGGAGTTGACTTTATCGCAGCTTCTTTTATCCGTAATGCAGAAGCGATTCGTGAAATTCGTGGTATCATTCATGACTGCAATTCTGATATCGCAATTATTGCGAAAATCGAGAATATGGAAGGTATGGAAAACCTAGACGAAATTATTGCAGAAACAGACGGAATTATGGTTGCTCGTGGTGACCTTGGTGTAGAAGTAGAGCCAGAAACTCTTCCATACATCCAAAAGACCATGATTCAAAAATGTAATGCGGCATTTAAGCCAGTTATTACAGCAACTCAGATGTTAGATTCTATGATTCGTAATCCACGTCCAACTCGTGCAGAGGTTACAGACGTTGCGAATGCGATCTATGATGGAACAGATGCTATCATGTTATCTGGAGAAACAGCTGCTGGTAAATATCCTATTGAAGCAGTACAGATGATGGCGAAGATTGCAAAAGAAACAGAAACACATTACGAGTCTATTACATGTAACGAGAGTGAATTTGTACCAGGCAGCGAAGATGTTTCATGCGCAATTAGCTATTCCGCAGTTGCAACAGCTGGACGCCTTGATGCTAAATTAATCATTGCTTCTAGCTTCTCTGGTTATACCGCTCGTTTGGTTTCAAAATACCATCCAAAGTGTCCAATCATTGGATTATCTCCTTTAGATCGTACACTTCGTAAGATGCAGATTTACCGTGGTGTTCAGCCATTAAAGGTAGATGAAGTGAATTCTACTGACCATCTTTTAGATGAAGCAGTGAAGACGGTAAGTAAACATGGCTATGTAAATGTTGGTGATGTTGTGATTTTAACAGCAGGTGTACCAGCTGGTAAGTCAAGCGTAACTAATATGATAAAAGCGGTTATTATTGACTAA
- a CDS encoding Asp23/Gls24 family envelope stress response protein, with translation MNGTMFTKMGEITIDTDVIAKYAGSSAIECFGVVGMASVSMKDGLAKLLRRESLNHGVNVVIEDNVMTIDLHIIVSYGVSISAVAENLISNVKYKVEEFAGLTVAKINIFVEGVRVID, from the coding sequence ATGAATGGAACGATGTTTACCAAAATGGGTGAAATCACTATAGATACGGATGTAATCGCCAAATACGCAGGCTCAAGTGCGATTGAGTGCTTCGGGGTTGTAGGTATGGCTTCCGTTAGTATGAAAGACGGCTTAGCAAAACTATTACGGCGAGAAAGCTTAAACCATGGCGTTAACGTAGTTATCGAGGATAATGTTATGACGATTGATCTTCATATCATTGTTTCTTATGGAGTGAGTATATCTGCCGTTGCAGAGAATCTGATTAGCAATGTAAAATATAAAGTAGAGGAATTTGCGGGCCTTACAGTCGCAAAAATTAATATATTTGTTGAGGGCGTAAGAGTCATCGACTAG
- a CDS encoding ABC transporter permease: protein MKISKTSMMKDILNRISISLRLVLRDKGTVIVFLLSVLSFFLVCNSLNQAATKQSRIPIGVINLDVKSENGVEVPSESSLSLAQNLHSVESFLVIEKDFDTLERMLQKREIYCFYIINKGYEEKLKNGDLTHLITTHQVRGDLSVSIFSDIFAGEMMYQICTERTASRFAAILKDKSGEAKEDFYRYVKELRENDELEFQFDITLSDTTSGQEMFENLDNSLIYRQVIAGLFAILLSFVIMFSYTYVCMEREQGIEKRVKISMISRWSKDLGTIGSVLILSLILNVVFISCVCYYAKLPQAFGRLLLLSIVFALMISLLFLFITKIVHSFIAYQLFGAITVLVLGASGFLSFLGMVLKFDFLNVFKFTPNGWFIEKFVDIIINI, encoded by the coding sequence GTGAAGATATCTAAAACCTCTATGATGAAAGATATATTAAATCGTATTTCAATTTCTCTACGGTTAGTACTTCGAGATAAGGGAACTGTTATCGTATTTTTACTTTCCGTCCTTAGCTTTTTCTTAGTTTGTAATTCGTTAAATCAAGCTGCGACGAAGCAGAGTAGGATTCCTATTGGGGTAATTAATCTTGACGTAAAATCGGAGAATGGAGTAGAAGTGCCGTCGGAAAGTTCTTTGAGTTTAGCCCAGAATCTACATAGCGTGGAATCGTTTCTAGTGATAGAAAAAGATTTTGATACGTTAGAACGAATGTTACAAAAACGTGAAATTTATTGTTTTTATATCATTAACAAAGGCTATGAAGAAAAACTGAAAAATGGTGATTTGACTCATCTAATTACAACACATCAAGTAAGAGGAGACCTATCGGTATCAATTTTTTCGGATATCTTTGCCGGAGAGATGATGTATCAGATTTGTACGGAACGTACCGCATCTCGCTTTGCAGCAATCTTAAAGGACAAAAGCGGTGAGGCGAAAGAGGACTTTTATCGATATGTAAAAGAGTTAAGGGAAAATGATGAGCTTGAATTTCAATTTGATATTACGCTTTCCGATACAACAAGTGGGCAGGAGATGTTTGAAAACTTAGATAACAGTCTTATCTACCGACAAGTTATAGCGGGTCTTTTTGCTATCCTACTTTCCTTTGTCATCATGTTTTCTTATACCTATGTATGTATGGAAAGAGAACAAGGAATTGAAAAAAGGGTAAAGATATCGATGATTTCTAGATGGTCAAAAGACCTTGGCACAATAGGAAGCGTCCTCATCTTATCGCTTATCCTAAATGTAGTTTTTATTTCCTGTGTATGCTATTATGCAAAATTACCGCAGGCATTTGGCAGGTTATTACTCTTATCCATAGTATTTGCTCTTATGATATCGCTGTTATTTTTATTCATTACAAAAATCGTACATAGTTTCATTGCATATCAATTGTTTGGCGCTATCACGGTTTTAGTACTTGGAGCAAGCGGATTCCTTTCTTTTTTAGGGATGGTATTAAAATTTGATTTCTTAAATGTTTTTAAATTTACACCAAACGGGTGGTTTATTGAGAAATTTGTTGATATAATAATCAATATCTAA
- a CDS encoding large ribosomal subunit protein bL28: protein MAKCAICDKGAHFGKVVSHSRSQVSGRSNKMWKSNVKSVRIKVNGGTQKMYVCTSCLRDGKVERA, encoded by the coding sequence ATGGCAAAATGTGCAATTTGCGATAAAGGTGCTCACTTTGGTAAAGTTGTGAGCCATTCCAGAAGTCAGGTTTCTGGAAGATCCAACAAAATGTGGAAGTCCAATGTTAAATCTGTTCGTATTAAGGTTAACGGAGGAACACAGAAGATGTACGTATGTACTTCTTGTTTAAGAGACGGTAAAGTAGAGCGTGCTTAA
- a CDS encoding rhomboid family protein, translated as MKFLNKIERKFGKYAIHNLMNYVIGLYVVGFIITLINPYLKTYLSLDIDKVLQGQVWRLVTFLIQVPSINGFNLFFFLIQMYLYYWIGSSLERSWGAFRFNLYFFSGILFNILATVIIYAVTGSSVQYGLTYINQAMFFAFAALYPNVELLLMFVLPIKVKYLGYFYAIVYGYEVFLIVRAGGTGVFEGIAMVLAILNFLIFFFATRNYRRISPKEYKRRANYKRQVRKAHNPDNVIQFQGRTTVTRHKCAVCGRTELDDESLEFRFCSKCDGNYEYCMDHLYTHEHVHREDREQDS; from the coding sequence ATGAAATTTTTAAATAAAATTGAAAGAAAATTCGGCAAATATGCTATTCACAATCTTATGAATTATGTGATAGGCTTATATGTTGTAGGTTTTATAATCACTCTAATTAATCCTTACCTTAAAACTTACCTAAGTCTCGATATTGACAAAGTATTGCAGGGACAGGTATGGAGACTGGTTACCTTCTTAATTCAAGTACCATCTATTAACGGTTTTAACTTGTTTTTCTTCTTAATCCAGATGTATCTATATTATTGGATAGGAAGCTCACTTGAACGCTCCTGGGGAGCATTCCGTTTTAACCTTTATTTTTTCAGTGGTATCTTGTTTAATATTCTTGCTACCGTAATAATTTATGCTGTTACCGGAAGTAGTGTTCAGTATGGGCTAACTTATATTAATCAAGCAATGTTTTTTGCCTTTGCAGCATTATATCCAAATGTTGAACTTTTACTCATGTTTGTTCTTCCTATCAAGGTTAAGTATCTTGGTTATTTCTATGCAATCGTATATGGTTATGAGGTCTTTTTGATTGTGAGAGCAGGAGGAACAGGAGTATTTGAGGGTATTGCGATGGTTTTAGCAATATTAAATTTCCTAATATTCTTCTTTGCTACTAGGAATTACAGACGAATATCTCCAAAGGAATACAAAAGAAGAGCAAATTACAAGCGTCAGGTACGAAAAGCTCACAATCCAGATAATGTTATTCAGTTTCAAGGCAGGACTACTGTTACGAGACATAAGTGCGCGGTATGTGGCAGAACGGAATTAGATGATGAAAGCCTAGAATTCAGATTTTGTTCCAAATGCGACGGAAATTATGAGTACTGTATGGATCACTTATATACTCATGAACATGTGCATCGAGAAGACAGAGAACAGGACAGTTAA
- a CDS encoding ABC transporter permease, whose translation MWNLMKKDLKVWGQNKQIWMFLIAVLIMFIIGTAFYVSEEPASPKAGVSIGVIDKDKSEYSTLMVSYFKDNKVFSQYISVIVGEEKEIKQKFEDGELTMYLLIPPNFAESLIYIENTPMQAVISKEDTTKAIILKNMLLGYERYISAVEINCVALYDMMQEASMPQNLIDSENFRISYDLVFTALGRENFFDYIEKQDVAGIPLRTYYTYEAFFLLLSYLAVFAGMDLLIERKNGIISRLTTMGTKVTTVVLAKFILYQGLFSVPVLTFYGLGQVGLFPKTSFSEIVFSILYFGTTVLVFLFLGTLFQKLPNYLLVANALILYCAIIGAGLIPLFYLPDAMKQLAKLSPNYWFLNRCFTLHLTEKTLSLLFILGMVLLIIFLVLCIGFVSRRKEGMVREDI comes from the coding sequence ATGTGGAATTTAATGAAAAAGGACCTCAAAGTTTGGGGTCAAAATAAACAAATATGGATGTTTCTAATTGCTGTGCTTATTATGTTTATAATAGGCACTGCTTTTTATGTGTCCGAGGAACCTGCCTCACCGAAGGCAGGCGTATCCATCGGTGTAATTGATAAAGACAAATCAGAATATTCAACTCTTATGGTATCTTATTTTAAAGACAATAAGGTATTCTCCCAATATATAAGTGTTATAGTGGGGGAAGAGAAGGAGATAAAGCAAAAATTTGAGGATGGAGAATTAACAATGTATTTGTTAATCCCACCAAATTTTGCAGAAAGTTTAATTTATATTGAAAACACTCCGATGCAAGCTGTGATAAGTAAGGAAGATACCACAAAAGCTATTATCTTAAAAAACATGCTGCTCGGTTATGAACGATACATATCTGCAGTTGAAATAAACTGCGTCGCATTATATGACATGATGCAGGAGGCATCCATGCCACAAAATCTTATTGACTCTGAAAATTTCCGTATTTCCTATGATTTAGTATTTACTGCTCTTGGAAGAGAGAACTTTTTTGATTATATTGAAAAACAGGATGTTGCAGGAATACCATTACGTACGTACTATACCTATGAAGCATTCTTCCTTCTTTTATCCTATCTTGCTGTTTTCGCAGGAATGGATCTATTAATCGAGCGAAAAAATGGTATCATATCTCGTCTAACTACAATGGGTACGAAAGTTACAACCGTGGTGTTAGCCAAGTTCATCTTATATCAGGGACTTTTTTCTGTGCCAGTACTTACATTCTACGGTTTGGGGCAGGTTGGTTTGTTTCCTAAAACTAGTTTTTCTGAAATTGTATTTTCTATCTTATATTTTGGTACCACAGTATTGGTATTTTTATTCCTTGGAACCTTATTTCAAAAACTACCGAATTACTTACTGGTAGCGAATGCTTTGATATTATATTGTGCCATTATTGGTGCTGGACTAATTCCTCTTTTCTATTTACCGGATGCTATGAAACAATTGGCAAAGTTGTCGCCAAATTATTGGTTTTTAAATAGATGTTTTACTTTGCATCTAACTGAGAAGACTCTTTCTCTACTTTTTATTCTTGGTATGGTGCTCCTCATAATATTCCTAGTACTTTGTATAGGATTTGTTTCTCGAAGAAAGGAGGGGATGGTACGTGAAGATATCTAA
- a CDS encoding DUF2953 domain-containing protein yields the protein MLHILLLILKIIGIVIAALLGLLLLAILVVLFVPIRYRFEGKKYSDIVVNGKVTWAFGLVHLRILYLQEKLSIVLRIAGYRFYDNDDSSKKEQKKKKQKNKKKHSEDESSESEKNSNQQIKKSKDKVSSDRDKVSSDKDKVSSDKDKVSSDKDKVSSDKDKVSSDKDKVSKDKDKVSSDKENESNDNKQELIDTESKFITRNESIDNNRELIVPIKETDTSFDEEHKNHLLEDKSIDSNHEKVDEKANKKANKKANKKASKKISFFRRFITKIKRLCGKIKRFFISIGNKIKNLKNIFLKLKDKLSSIKKLLQGLWEKKRKVVDYFKLEENKVGIKLGLSSLKKLLRHIRPTKTKGYIHYGTGDPATTGQILGVASAFYGYYGKYLKIEPDFEEEVLEGELFIKGRIRLFNLLIIGIKLLRDKNFKRLIKNTKLLKEELL from the coding sequence ATGCTTCATATTTTATTACTGATATTAAAAATAATCGGGATAGTGATAGCAGCCCTCTTGGGTTTGCTACTTTTGGCTATTCTGGTTGTCTTATTTGTTCCAATCCGTTATCGCTTTGAGGGAAAGAAATATTCGGATATAGTGGTAAATGGAAAAGTAACTTGGGCTTTTGGACTGGTACATCTAAGAATATTATATCTACAGGAAAAGCTAAGTATTGTACTTCGAATTGCAGGTTATCGTTTTTATGATAATGACGATTCAAGTAAGAAAGAACAGAAGAAAAAGAAACAGAAGAATAAGAAAAAGCATTCTGAGGATGAATCATCAGAATCAGAAAAAAATTCAAACCAACAGATTAAAAAATCAAAAGATAAAGTATCAAGTGATAGAGATAAAGTATCAAGTGATAAAGATAAAGTATCAAGTGATAAAGATAAAGTATCAAGTGATAAAGATAAAGTATCAAGTGATAAAGATAAAGTATCAAGTGATAAAGATAAAGTATCAAAGGATAAAGATAAGGTATCAAGTGATAAAGAGAATGAATCTAATGATAATAAACAAGAATTGATTGATACTGAAAGTAAATTTATCACTAGGAATGAATCAATCGATAATAATAGAGAATTAATCGTACCAATAAAAGAAACAGATACATCTTTTGATGAGGAGCATAAAAATCACTTATTAGAGGATAAATCGATAGATTCTAATCATGAAAAAGTCGATGAAAAAGCCAATAAAAAGGCCAATAAAAAGGCTAATAAAAAGGCTAGTAAAAAGATTTCGTTCTTTCGACGTTTCATAACTAAAATCAAACGGCTATGTGGAAAAATAAAGAGATTTTTTATCTCGATTGGGAATAAGATAAAAAATCTAAAAAATATTTTTCTTAAGTTAAAAGATAAGTTATCATCTATAAAGAAGTTATTACAAGGTCTCTGGGAGAAAAAAAGAAAAGTAGTTGATTATTTTAAACTTGAGGAGAATAAAGTAGGTATTAAATTAGGACTCTCAAGTCTCAAAAAGCTTTTAAGGCATATACGGCCTACCAAAACCAAAGGTTATATTCATTATGGGACAGGAGATCCAGCTACGACGGGACAAATACTTGGTGTAGCATCTGCTTTCTATGGATATTATGGTAAGTATCTTAAAATAGAGCCAGACTTTGAAGAAGAAGTTTTGGAAGGTGAGCTTTTCATAAAGGGCAGAATAAGATTATTTAACTTACTTATAATAGGAATAAAGCTATTACGAGATAAGAATTTTAAACGATTAATCAAAAATACAAAGCTATTAAAGGAGGAGTTATTATAA
- a CDS encoding DAK2 domain-containing protein: MTLNTIDAKLLQKMFLAGAKSIEVKKEYINELNVFPVPDGDTGTNMTLTIMSAAKEVSTIVNPTIEDLCKAISSGSLRGARGNSGVILSQLFRGLTKEFAEHKQINVIVMANAFQKAVETAYKAVMKPKEGTILTVARGGAERAAELANETTDLVYFGAEVIKRMEEVLARTPEMLPVLKEAGVVDSGGQGLLEIVKGAYDAMLGKNVDFTIAPATTSTSSAMKKVDVENIATADIKFGYCTEFIIMVEKEYNEKKEHEFKGYLESIGDSIVVVSDDDIIKVHVHTNDPGLAIQRALTYGSLTRMKIDNMREEHNERLIADASAQAAKNIEMAEVKKKEPRKPVGFVAVSIGEGINDIFSGLGVDYLIEGGQTMNPSTEDMLNAIDNVNADTIFILPNNSNIILAAEQAKALTEDKEIVVIPSKTVPQGITAIINYVYDKSTEENQKRMIEEMTRVKTGQVTYAVRDTNIDGKEIKQGNIMGIGDKTILSVGTDVSETTLDLIENLVDDDSELISLYYGAEVTEEDANQIADQITEKYPMVDVEVHMGGQPIYYYVLSVE, from the coding sequence GTGACTTTGAATACGATTGATGCAAAACTTCTACAGAAAATGTTTCTCGCAGGGGCAAAAAGCATCGAAGTGAAGAAGGAATACATTAATGAGCTGAACGTGTTTCCAGTTCCAGACGGTGATACAGGTACAAATATGACATTAACTATTATGTCAGCTGCGAAGGAGGTTAGTACTATTGTAAACCCAACCATCGAAGATTTGTGCAAAGCGATCTCCAGTGGATCCTTACGTGGAGCTAGAGGTAATTCTGGTGTTATTTTATCTCAGCTATTTCGTGGATTGACAAAGGAATTTGCAGAACACAAGCAAATTAATGTTATTGTTATGGCAAATGCATTCCAGAAAGCAGTCGAGACAGCGTACAAAGCAGTTATGAAGCCGAAGGAAGGTACCATATTAACTGTTGCCAGAGGTGGTGCAGAAAGAGCAGCAGAGCTTGCTAATGAAACCACAGATTTAGTATACTTTGGAGCAGAAGTAATTAAACGTATGGAGGAAGTTCTAGCTCGTACACCAGAGATGCTTCCAGTATTAAAAGAAGCAGGAGTAGTAGACTCCGGTGGACAGGGATTATTAGAGATAGTAAAAGGCGCATACGATGCAATGCTTGGTAAGAATGTAGACTTTACAATTGCCCCAGCTACTACTAGTACATCATCCGCTATGAAAAAAGTTGATGTTGAAAATATTGCTACAGCAGACATTAAGTTTGGCTATTGTACTGAATTTATTATCATGGTTGAGAAGGAATACAATGAGAAGAAAGAACATGAATTCAAGGGATATCTTGAATCTATTGGTGATTCTATTGTAGTTGTTTCTGACGATGATATTATTAAGGTTCACGTACATACGAATGATCCTGGACTTGCAATCCAGCGTGCATTGACGTATGGTTCGTTAACTAGAATGAAAATAGATAACATGAGAGAAGAGCATAATGAGCGTTTAATCGCTGATGCATCTGCTCAGGCTGCTAAAAATATTGAAATGGCTGAAGTAAAGAAAAAAGAGCCTAGAAAACCAGTTGGTTTTGTAGCAGTATCAATTGGAGAGGGTATTAATGATATTTTCTCTGGTCTTGGAGTTGATTATTTAATTGAAGGTGGTCAAACCATGAATCCAAGTACCGAGGATATGTTAAATGCTATTGACAATGTAAATGCAGATACCATCTTTATTTTACCTAACAACAGCAATATTATTTTAGCAGCGGAGCAAGCAAAGGCTCTGACTGAGGATAAAGAAATTGTAGTTATCCCATCAAAAACAGTGCCTCAGGGAATTACAGCAATCATTAACTATGTCTATGATAAATCAACAGAAGAAAATCAAAAGAGAATGATTGAAGAGATGACTCGTGTAAAGACTGGTCAGGTTACCTATGCGGTTCGTGATACAAATATTGATGGTAAAGAAATTAAACAAGGTAATATCATGGGTATTGGTGATAAGACTATTCTTTCTGTTGGAACCGATGTAAGTGAAACAACACTTGATCTAATTGAGAATTTAGTGGATGACGATTCTGAACTAATAAGCTTATACTATGGCGCTGAAGTAACGGAAGAGGATGCAAATCAAATTGCAGACCAAATTACCGAGAAGTATCCTATGGTTGATGTTGAAGTTCATATGGGCGGTCAGCCAATTTACTATTATGTATTATCAGTGGAGTAA
- a CDS encoding Rqc2 family fibronectin-binding protein — translation MAFDGFVISNLLYELNEKLVGGRIVKISQPEKDELVITIKNYDQYKLFLSASAGLPLIYLTEQSKQNPLNAPNFCMLLRKHLNSARILSITQPDFERIIQFEIEHLDEMGDLRKKYLIVEIMGKHSNIIFCDEEFTVIDSIKHISSFVSSVREVLPGRKYFIPKTMEKLDPTIISFDEFKNQVMSKPMSIGKALYSTLTGISPLLANEICYRSSIDSEASTASLSEDLTYHLFQNFIRVMEVTKSKEYTPNIVYRGKEPVEFSSIPLTCYQSADGYEERDYDSISGVLEDFYASKNTVTRIRQKSADLRKIVANAIERESKKYDLQKKQLLDTEKKDKYKVYGELLTTYGYQAAPGDKSITVLNYYTNEDLDIPLNPEISALENAKAYFERYSKLKRTYEALSKLIVETEEDLKHLDSIRTSLDIAIAENDLVQLKEELIEYGYIKRHFVRGDGKQSGKNGNKQKKTKITSKPFHYLSSDGYHMYVGKNNYQNDELTFDFAIGNDWWFHAKGIAGSHVVVKSNGDELPDRVFEEAGSLAAYYSKGRENEKVEIDYTEKKNVKKPSKGKPGFVVYYTNYSLIAIPDISSLTLVSD, via the coding sequence ATGGCATTTGATGGTTTTGTGATATCCAATTTATTATATGAATTAAATGAAAAGCTTGTTGGTGGGCGTATAGTGAAAATAAGCCAGCCAGAAAAGGACGAGCTTGTAATTACAATTAAAAATTACGATCAATATAAGCTATTTTTATCTGCATCTGCGGGACTTCCACTCATTTATCTAACGGAGCAAAGTAAACAAAATCCTTTAAATGCTCCTAACTTTTGTATGCTCCTTCGTAAGCATCTAAATAGTGCGAGGATACTCTCTATCACCCAACCTGATTTTGAACGTATTATACAGTTTGAAATCGAACATTTAGACGAGATGGGGGATTTACGAAAAAAATACCTTATCGTTGAAATTATGGGAAAACATAGTAATATTATCTTCTGCGATGAAGAATTTACAGTAATTGATAGTATCAAACATATCTCTAGCTTTGTAAGCTCTGTAAGAGAAGTGTTACCTGGAAGGAAATATTTCATTCCTAAAACAATGGAAAAATTAGATCCTACAATTATTAGCTTTGATGAATTTAAAAATCAAGTAATGTCGAAGCCTATGTCGATTGGAAAAGCACTCTATAGTACGCTAACTGGAATTAGTCCACTTCTTGCAAATGAGATATGTTATCGATCAAGCATTGATTCTGAAGCCTCCACTGCAAGCCTAAGTGAAGATTTAACTTACCATCTCTTCCAGAATTTTATACGAGTAATGGAAGTTACCAAATCAAAAGAATATACTCCTAACATCGTCTATCGCGGGAAAGAACCTGTAGAATTTTCTAGTATTCCACTCACATGCTACCAAAGTGCAGATGGTTACGAAGAGCGTGACTATGATAGTATTTCTGGTGTATTAGAGGACTTCTATGCCTCCAAAAATACGGTAACACGTATCCGTCAAAAGTCAGCAGACCTGCGTAAAATTGTTGCAAATGCAATTGAACGTGAGTCAAAAAAATATGATTTACAAAAAAAGCAACTCTTAGATACAGAAAAAAAAGATAAATATAAAGTTTACGGTGAATTACTAACTACTTATGGGTATCAAGCAGCTCCTGGAGATAAGTCAATCACGGTTTTAAATTACTATACCAACGAGGACTTAGACATACCATTAAATCCAGAGATATCAGCTCTTGAGAACGCAAAGGCTTATTTTGAACGATATAGCAAATTAAAACGTACGTATGAAGCTCTCAGTAAATTAATTGTTGAAACAGAAGAAGATTTAAAACATCTAGATTCCATTCGTACCTCCCTTGATATCGCGATTGCAGAAAATGACCTTGTTCAGTTAAAAGAAGAATTAATTGAATATGGCTATATTAAGCGACATTTCGTCCGAGGAGATGGAAAGCAGTCTGGAAAGAATGGGAATAAGCAAAAGAAAACAAAGATAACAAGTAAACCATTCCATTATCTTTCCTCCGATGGTTACCATATGTATGTTGGAAAAAATAATTATCAAAATGATGAACTTACCTTTGATTTTGCTATCGGAAATGACTGGTGGTTTCATGCGAAAGGTATCGCAGGTTCTCACGTAGTTGTAAAAAGTAACGGAGATGAACTTCCAGACCGTGTATTTGAAGAAGCTGGTAGTCTTGCTGCTTACTACTCTAAGGGTAGAGAAAACGAAAAGGTTGAAATTGATTATACCGAAAAAAAGAATGTGAAAAAACCAAGTAAAGGGAAACCAGGTTTTGTTGTTTATTACACTAACTACTCCCTTATTGCAATACCAGATATTAGTTCCTTAACCTTAGTCTCAGACTAG
- a CDS encoding GerW family sporulation protein — MAEQNFNQTVESLFKGMDSFITTKTVVGDAVKFEDGTIILPLVDVSFGVGAGAFTNDKKNNAGGAMGGKITPSSVLVIKDGKIRLVNVKNQDMVTKIIDMVPDVIDRFTKDSKKKKEEQEINDRAFDILNGKEDDFE; from the coding sequence ATGGCAGAACAGAATTTTAACCAAACCGTAGAGTCATTGTTTAAAGGTATGGATTCTTTTATTACTACGAAAACAGTAGTTGGCGATGCAGTAAAATTTGAAGATGGAACCATCATATTACCATTAGTAGATGTTAGCTTTGGTGTCGGTGCAGGAGCATTTACGAATGATAAAAAGAACAATGCCGGAGGGGCTATGGGTGGTAAAATAACTCCTAGCTCAGTACTTGTAATTAAGGACGGAAAGATTCGTCTTGTAAATGTGAAAAATCAAGATATGGTAACTAAGATTATTGATATGGTACCAGACGTCATCGATCGTTTTACAAAGGATTCGAAGAAGAAAAAAGAAGAACAAGAGATAAATGATAGGGCGTTTGATATTCTAAATGGGAAAGAGGACGACTTTGAATAA